The following coding sequences are from one Sulfitobacter sp. HNIBRBA3233 window:
- a CDS encoding DMT family transporter: MSPNVTGALFMMASMVAFVCNDSFLRLTGGDIPLFQLIFIRSVLGSLLIFVLAYAMGALKGRLTAADRRIVVLRGLAEILTAYFFLNALFEMPLGNLNAIMQVVPLTVTLGAALVYREPVGWRRMLAILIGLGGVLIIIRPGPDGFNLWSLYALAAVVGVTVRDLLTRRLSASAPGLKVTLGTSLAMMTAAGLASTTQAWVPVSSGNAALIVGSAGFVCAGYFFSIQVMRTGDVSFIAPFRYTGLVVAMIVGYLVFSEVPTVLTLVGAGIVIATGVFTFYRERQLSRR, from the coding sequence ATGTCCCCCAATGTGACCGGTGCGTTGTTCATGATGGCCTCGATGGTGGCTTTCGTGTGCAACGACAGTTTCCTGCGCCTGACGGGCGGTGACATTCCGCTGTTCCAGCTGATCTTCATCCGCAGTGTGCTGGGCAGTCTGCTGATCTTCGTGCTGGCCTACGCCATGGGCGCGCTGAAGGGGCGGCTGACGGCAGCAGACCGGCGGATCGTCGTCCTGCGCGGTCTGGCAGAGATCCTGACCGCCTATTTCTTTCTGAACGCGCTTTTCGAAATGCCTCTGGGTAACCTCAACGCGATCATGCAGGTCGTGCCGCTGACCGTGACGCTGGGGGCGGCGCTGGTCTACCGCGAACCGGTCGGCTGGCGGCGGATGCTTGCCATTCTGATCGGTCTGGGCGGGGTGCTGATCATCATCCGGCCCGGGCCCGACGGGTTCAACCTGTGGTCCCTTTATGCGCTGGCCGCCGTGGTCGGGGTAACGGTGCGCGATCTGCTGACGCGCCGGCTATCCGCCTCGGCGCCGGGGCTGAAGGTCACGTTGGGAACGTCGCTTGCGATGATGACGGCGGCGGGCCTTGCGTCGACCACGCAGGCGTGGGTGCCTGTGTCCTCGGGAAATGCCGCGCTGATCGTGGGGTCCGCCGGATTTGTCTGTGCGGGATATTTCTTTTCGATACAGGTCATGCGGACGGGCGATGTATCGTTCATCGCACCGTTCCGGTACACCGGATTGGTCGTGGCGATGATCGTCGGCTATCTGGTGTTTTCCGAAGTGCCGACAGTTCTGACGCTGGTGGGGGCGGGCATCGTGATCGCCACGGGAGTGTTCACCTTCTACCGCGAAAGACAGCTTTCACGGCGCTGA
- the rplJ gene encoding 50S ribosomal protein L10 yields MDRAQKEQLVDELGQIFESSGVVVVSHYTGLTVAEMQDLRARARAAGGAVRVAKNRLAKIALEGKPCASIADLLTGMTVLTYSEDPVAAAKVAQDFSKDNPKLVILGGAMGENALDVAGVEAVSKMPSREELISTIAGMLGAPASNIAGAIGAPASNIASILSTIEDKAA; encoded by the coding sequence GTGGATAGAGCACAAAAAGAACAGCTGGTCGACGAACTCGGCCAGATCTTTGAAAGCTCTGGCGTTGTCGTGGTTAGCCACTACACCGGTCTGACAGTTGCCGAAATGCAGGACCTTCGTGCGCGCGCTCGCGCTGCGGGCGGGGCCGTGCGTGTTGCCAAAAACCGGCTCGCCAAGATCGCCCTTGAGGGCAAGCCATGCGCAAGCATTGCTGACCTTCTGACGGGTATGACCGTTCTGACCTATTCTGAGGATCCAGTGGCCGCGGCCAAGGTTGCTCAGGACTTCTCCAAGGATAACCCCAAGCTGGTGATCCTCGGTGGTGCAATGGGTGAGAACGCGTTGGACGTCGCCGGTGTAGAAGCCGTGTCCAAGATGCCTTCGCGCGAGGAGCTTATCTCCACGATCGCGGGCATGCTGGGCGCACCTGCTTCGAACATTGCCGGCGCGATTGGCGCACCTGCAAGCAACATCGCATCCATCCTGTCCACGATCGAGGACAAGGCTGCGTAA
- the rpoC gene encoding DNA-directed RNA polymerase subunit beta' — protein MNQELTNNPFNPLTPQKTFDEIKVSLASPERILSWSFGEIKKPETINYRTFKPERDGLFCARIFGPIKDYECLCGKYKRMKYRGVVCEKCGVEVTLQKVRRERMGHIELASPVAHIWFLKSLPSRIGLMLDMTLRDLERVLYFENYVVIEPGLTDLQYGQMMTEEEFMDAQDAYGMDAFTANIGAEAIREMLAAIDLEAEADQLREELKEATGELKPKKIIKRLKVVESFLESGNRPEWMVMTVIPVIPPELRPLVPLDGGRFATSDLNDLYRRVINRNNRLKRLIELRAPDIIVRNEKRMLQESVDALFDNGRRGRVITGANKRPLKSLSDMLKGKQGRFRQNLLGKRVDFSGRSVIVTGPELKLHQCGLPKKMALELFKPFIYSRLEAKGLSSTVKQAKKLVEKERPEVWDILDEVIREHPVMLNRAPTLHRLGIQAFEPVLIEGKAIQLHPLVCSAFNADFDGDQMAVHVPLSLEAQLEARVLMMSTNNVLSPANGAPIIVPSQDMILGLYYTTLEREGMKGEGKVFGSVDEVQHALDAGEVHLHTKIKARIKQIDNEGNEVLVRYDTTPGRVRLGALLPLNAKAPFDLVNRLLRKKEVQQVIDTVYRYCGQKESVIFCDQIMTMGFREAFRAGISFGKDDMLIPETKWDLVEDTREQVKDFEQQYMDGLITQGEKYNKVVDAWSKCNDKVTEAMMGSISAERRDENGAEMEPNSVYMMAHSGARGSVTQMKQLGGMRGLMAKPNGDIIETPIISNFKEGLTVLEYFNSTHGARKGLSDTALKTANSGYLTRRLVDVAQDCIVRTHDCGTEVAITASAAVNDGEVVASLAERLLGRVVAEDILRPGTEEVLAARGTIIDERLSDIIDEAGVQNARIRSPLTCEAEEGVCAMCYGRDLARGTLVNQGEAVGIIAAQSIGEPGTQLTMRTFHIGGVAQGGQQSFQEAGQSGKIHFENTSTLENSSGETMVMGRNMKMLIMDEHGEERASFKVGYGTKIFVKEGQEVSRGDKLFEWDPYTLPIIAEAAGTAKHVDLVSGIAVKDETDDATGMTQKIVIDWRAAPKGNELKPEIILVGADGEPVRNDAGNPITYPMSVDAVLSVEDGNEVQAGDVIARIPREGAKTKDITGGLPRVAELFEARRPKDHAIIAEIDGYVRFGKDYKNKRRIAIESSEDPDHKVEYMVPKGKHIPVAEGDFVQKGDYIMDGNPAPHDILAIMGVEALADYMIDEVQDVYRLQGVKINDKHIEVIVRQMLQKWEIQDSGETTLLKGEHVDKQEFDAANEKAISKGGRPAKGEPILLGITKASLQTRSFISAASFQETTRVLTEASVQGKKDKLVGLKENVIVGRLIPAGTGGATQQMRRVAQDRDNVVIEARRIEAEEAARLAAPEQRPDEDIVGGDVFDQAPSFDEDSRD, from the coding sequence ATGAACCAGGAACTGACAAACAATCCCTTCAACCCGCTGACGCCGCAGAAGACTTTCGACGAGATCAAGGTCTCTCTCGCAAGCCCCGAGCGGATCCTCAGCTGGTCGTTCGGCGAGATCAAGAAGCCCGAAACCATCAACTACCGTACGTTCAAGCCCGAGCGTGACGGCCTGTTCTGCGCGCGCATCTTTGGTCCGATCAAGGATTACGAATGCCTGTGCGGCAAGTACAAGCGGATGAAATACCGCGGCGTCGTCTGCGAAAAATGCGGTGTTGAAGTCACGCTGCAGAAGGTCCGCCGCGAGCGGATGGGCCATATCGAACTGGCATCGCCGGTTGCGCATATCTGGTTCCTGAAATCGCTGCCGTCGCGCATCGGCCTGATGCTGGACATGACGCTGCGCGATCTGGAGCGGGTTCTCTATTTCGAAAACTACGTGGTGATCGAACCGGGCCTGACAGACCTTCAGTACGGTCAGATGATGACCGAAGAAGAGTTCATGGATGCGCAGGACGCCTATGGCATGGACGCCTTCACCGCGAACATCGGTGCCGAAGCGATCCGTGAGATGCTCGCCGCGATCGACCTCGAAGCCGAGGCCGACCAGCTGCGCGAAGAGCTCAAGGAAGCCACGGGCGAACTGAAGCCCAAGAAGATCATCAAGCGTCTGAAAGTGGTCGAAAGCTTCCTCGAATCCGGCAACCGTCCTGAGTGGATGGTCATGACCGTTATTCCGGTCATCCCGCCAGAGCTGCGCCCGCTGGTGCCGCTGGACGGTGGCCGCTTCGCGACATCCGACCTTAACGATCTCTATCGCCGGGTCATCAACCGCAACAACCGCCTGAAGCGCCTGATCGAGCTTCGTGCGCCCGACATCATCGTGCGCAACGAAAAGCGGATGCTGCAGGAATCGGTCGATGCGCTGTTCGACAACGGCCGTCGTGGCCGCGTGATCACCGGCGCCAACAAGCGTCCGCTGAAATCGCTGTCCGACATGCTGAAAGGCAAGCAGGGCCGCTTCCGTCAGAACCTTCTGGGCAAGCGGGTCGACTTTTCGGGTCGTTCGGTCATTGTGACCGGCCCCGAGCTGAAACTGCACCAGTGCGGTCTGCCGAAGAAGATGGCGCTTGAGCTGTTCAAGCCGTTCATCTACTCGCGGCTCGAAGCCAAGGGCCTGTCCTCGACGGTCAAGCAGGCGAAGAAGCTGGTTGAAAAGGAACGTCCCGAGGTCTGGGATATTCTGGATGAAGTCATCCGCGAACACCCCGTCATGCTGAACCGTGCGCCGACGCTGCACCGTCTTGGCATTCAGGCGTTCGAACCCGTTCTGATCGAAGGTAAAGCCATCCAGCTGCACCCGCTCGTGTGTTCGGCCTTCAACGCCGACTTCGACGGTGACCAGATGGCCGTTCACGTCCCGCTGAGCCTTGAGGCCCAGCTGGAAGCGCGCGTTCTGATGATGTCCACGAACAACGTTCTGTCGCCCGCCAACGGCGCGCCGATCATCGTGCCGTCGCAGGATATGATCCTGGGTCTCTACTACACGACCCTCGAGCGTGAAGGGATGAAGGGCGAAGGCAAGGTCTTTGGTTCCGTCGACGAGGTTCAGCACGCGCTGGACGCGGGCGAAGTGCACCTGCACACCAAGATCAAGGCGCGGATCAAGCAGATCGACAACGAAGGCAACGAAGTTCTGGTGCGCTACGACACCACGCCGGGCCGTGTCCGGCTGGGTGCGCTGCTGCCGCTGAACGCCAAGGCGCCCTTCGATCTGGTCAACCGTCTGCTGCGCAAGAAAGAAGTGCAGCAGGTCATCGACACCGTCTACCGCTACTGCGGCCAGAAGGAATCCGTCATCTTCTGTGACCAGATCATGACAATGGGTTTCCGTGAAGCCTTCCGTGCCGGGATTTCCTTCGGCAAGGACGATATGCTGATCCCCGAAACCAAGTGGGACCTCGTTGAGGACACCCGCGAGCAGGTGAAGGATTTCGAACAGCAGTACATGGACGGCCTGATCACCCAGGGCGAAAAGTACAACAAGGTCGTCGATGCCTGGTCGAAGTGTAACGACAAGGTCACCGAAGCGATGATGGGGTCGATCTCGGCCGAGCGTCGCGACGAGAACGGCGCCGAAATGGAGCCGAACTCGGTCTACATGATGGCGCACTCCGGTGCCCGTGGTTCGGTCACGCAGATGAAACAGCTGGGCGGGATGCGCGGTCTGATGGCGAAGCCGAACGGCGACATCATCGAGACGCCGATCATCTCGAACTTCAAGGAAGGTCTGACCGTTCTCGAATACTTCAACTCGACCCACGGTGCCCGGAAGGGTCTGTCGGATACAGCTCTGAAGACGGCGAACTCGGGCTACCTGACACGTCGTCTGGTGGATGTGGCGCAGGACTGCATCGTGCGCACGCACGATTGCGGTACCGAAGTCGCGATTACCGCGTCTGCGGCGGTCAACGACGGTGAAGTCGTGGCATCGCTGGCCGAGCGTCTGCTGGGCCGTGTCGTCGCCGAGGACATCCTGCGCCCCGGCACAGAGGAAGTACTGGCCGCGCGCGGCACGATCATCGACGAGCGTCTGTCGGACATCATCGACGAGGCGGGCGTGCAGAACGCACGTATCCGCAGCCCGCTGACCTGCGAGGCCGAGGAAGGCGTCTGTGCCATGTGCTACGGTCGTGACCTTGCGCGCGGTACGCTTGTGAACCAGGGCGAAGCCGTGGGCATCATCGCGGCACAGTCGATCGGTGAACCCGGCACACAGCTGACGATGCGGACGTTCCACATCGGCGGCGTTGCTCAGGGTGGCCAGCAGTCCTTCCAGGAGGCCGGCCAGTCCGGCAAGATCCACTTCGAGAACACCTCGACGCTGGAAAACTCCTCGGGCGAGACGATGGTCATGGGCCGGAACATGAAGATGCTCATCATGGATGAGCATGGCGAAGAGCGCGCCAGCTTCAAGGTCGGCTACGGCACGAAGATCTTCGTCAAGGAAGGTCAGGAGGTCAGCCGCGGCGACAAGCTGTTCGAATGGGATCCCTATACCCTGCCGATCATCGCCGAGGCAGCCGGTACGGCCAAGCACGTCGATCTGGTGTCGGGTATCGCCGTCAAGGATGAGACCGACGATGCCACGGGCATGACCCAAAAGATCGTGATCGACTGGCGCGCAGCGCCCAAGGGCAACGAGCTGAAGCCGGAGATCATTCTGGTCGGTGCGGACGGAGAGCCTGTGCGCAACGACGCGGGCAACCCGATCACCTACCCGATGTCGGTGGATGCGGTTCTGTCGGTCGAGGACGGTAACGAGGTTCAGGCCGGTGACGTCATCGCGCGGATCCCGCGTGAAGGCGCGAAGACAAAGGACATCACCGGTGGTCTGCCGCGTGTTGCCGAACTCTTCGAAGCGCGTCGTCCGAAGGATCACGCGATCATCGCGGAAATCGACGGCTATGTGCGCTTCGGCAAGGACTACAAGAACAAGCGTCGCATCGCGATCGAAAGCTCCGAGGATCCGGATCACAAGGTCGAATACATGGTGCCCAAGGGCAAACACATCCCCGTGGCCGAAGGCGACTTCGTGCAGAAGGGCGATTACATCATGGACGGCAATCCAGCGCCGCATGACATTCTCGCCATCATGGGGGTCGAAGCGCTTGCGGATTACATGATCGACGAGGTGCAGGACGTCTACCGCCTGCAGGGTGTGAAGATCAACGACAAGCACATCGAAGTGATCGTGCGCCAGATGCTCCAGAAGTGGGAAATCCAGGACAGCGGTGAAACAACGCTGCTCAAGGGCGAACACGTCGACAAGCAGGAATTCGATGCGGCCAACGAAAAGGCCATTTCGAAGGGCGGCCGCCCCGCGAAGGGCGAACCGATCCTGCTGGGCATCACCAAGGCGTCGCTGCAAACCCGCAGCTTCATCTCGGCGGCCTCCTTCCAGGAGACCACGCGCGTTCTTACCGAAGCCTCCGTGCAGGGTAAGAAGGACAAGCTGGTCGGTCTGAAAGAGAACGTGATCGTGGGTCGTCTGATCCCCGCCGGTACCGGTGGCGCGACGCAGCAGATGCGCCGTGTTGCACAGGACCGCGACAACGTCGTCATCGAAGCACGCCGCATCGAGGCCGAAGAGGCAGCACGCCTTGCCGCGCCCGAACAGCGGCCCGACGAGGACATCGTCGGCGGTGACGTCTTCGATCAGGCACCGAGCTTTGACGAGGATAGCCGCGACTAA
- the rplL gene encoding 50S ribosomal protein L7/L12: protein MADLKKLAEEIVGLTLLEAQELKTILKDEYGIEPAAGGAVMMAGPADGGGAAEEEKTEFDVVLKNAGASKINVIKEVRGITGLGLKEAKDLVEAGGKIKEGVDKAEAEDIKGKLEAAGAEVELA from the coding sequence ATGGCTGATCTGAAGAAACTGGCAGAAGAGATCGTTGGTCTGACCCTGCTTGAAGCACAAGAACTGAAAACAATCCTGAAGGACGAATACGGCATCGAGCCCGCCGCTGGCGGCGCAGTGATGATGGCCGGTCCTGCGGACGGCGGCGGCGCTGCCGAAGAAGAGAAGACAGAATTCGACGTCGTTCTGAAGAACGCCGGCGCATCCAAGATCAACGTGATCAAGGAAGTCCGCGGCATCACAGGTCTCGGCCTGAAAGAAGCCAAAGACCTGGTCGAAGCCGGTGGCAAGATCAAAGAAGGCGTCGACAAAGCCGAAGCAGAAGACATCAAAGGCAAGCTGGAAGCAGCTGGCGCGGAAGTCGAGCTGGCCTAA
- the rplA gene encoding 50S ribosomal protein L1: protein MAKLGKRSRAAREAFVGKEDLTVEEAISLIKGNANAKFDETVEIAMNLGIDPRHADQMVRGVVGLPNGTGKDVRVAVFARGAKAEEAQAAGADIVGAEDLMETVQSGKIDFDRCIATPDMMPIVGRLGKVLGPRNLMPNPKVGTVTMDVEAAVKAAKGGEVQFKAEKGGVVHAGVGKASFDEAKLIENVRAFVGAVAKAKPAGAKGTYMKKIALSSTMGPGVTVSVDNAVTE from the coding sequence ATGGCAAAACTTGGAAAACGCAGCCGCGCCGCGCGCGAAGCATTCGTCGGCAAGGAAGACCTGACCGTTGAAGAGGCGATTTCGCTGATCAAGGGCAATGCGAACGCGAAGTTCGACGAGACCGTCGAAATCGCGATGAACCTCGGTATCGACCCGCGCCACGCAGACCAGATGGTCCGCGGCGTAGTCGGCCTGCCAAACGGCACAGGCAAGGACGTCCGCGTCGCTGTCTTCGCCCGTGGCGCGAAAGCCGAAGAAGCACAGGCAGCGGGCGCGGACATCGTCGGTGCCGAAGACCTGATGGAAACGGTTCAGTCGGGCAAGATCGACTTTGACCGCTGCATCGCGACACCGGACATGATGCCTATCGTGGGCCGTCTGGGTAAGGTTCTCGGCCCCCGGAACCTGATGCCGAACCCCAAGGTCGGCACAGTGACCATGGATGTCGAAGCTGCCGTGAAAGCCGCCAAAGGCGGTGAAGTGCAGTTCAAAGCCGAAAAAGGCGGTGTCGTGCACGCCGGCGTTGGCAAAGCGTCCTTCGACGAAGCCAAGCTGATCGAGAACGTGCGCGCCTTCGTCGGTGCCGTGGCCAAGGCAAAGCCTGCCGGTGCCAAGGGGACCTACATGAAGAAGATCGCACTGAGCTCGACAATGGGCCCCGGTGTGACCGTCTCTGTGGACAACGCGGTTACCGAATAA
- the rpoB gene encoding DNA-directed RNA polymerase subunit beta, whose amino-acid sequence MAQSFLGQKRLRKYYGKIREVLEMPNLIEVQKSSYDLFLNSGDAETPTDGDGIQGVFQSVFPIKDFNETSVLEYVKYELEKPKYDVEECQQRDMTYSAPLKVTLRLIVFDIDEDTGAKSVKDIKEQDVFMGDMPLMTPNGTFIVNGTERVIVSQMHRSPGVFFDHDKGKTHTSGKLLFACRIIPYRGSWLDFEFDAKDIVFARIDRRRKLPVTTLLYALGLDQEAIMDAYYNTVTYKLEKSKGWVAPFFPERVRGTRPTYDIVDASSGEILFEAGKKVTPRAVKKLIDEGSVENILLPYDHIQGKFVAKDIINEETGAIYVEAGDELTLEYDKDGTLIGGTAKELIDAGITEIPVLDIDNINVGPYMRNTMAQDKNMNRDTALMDIYRVMRPGEPPTVEAASALFDTLFFDSERYDLSAVGRVKMNMRLALDKEDTQRTLDRDDIVACIKALVDLRDGRGDIDDIDHLGNRRVRSVGELMENQYRVGLLRMERAIKERMSSVEIDTVMPQDLINAKPAAAAVREFFGSSQLSQFMDQTNPLSEVTHKRRLSALGPGGLTRERAGFEVRDVHPTHYGRMCPIETPEGPNIGLINSLATFARVNKYGFIETPYRVVKDATVTDEVHYMSATEEMRHTVAQANATLDENGKFTNEMVNTRQSGDYTLAPVENVDLIDVSPKQLVSVAASLIPFLENDDANRALMGSNMQRQAVPLLQAEAPLIGTGIEEVVARDSGAAIMAKRAGIIDQVDATRIVIRATEDLELGDAGVDIYRMRKFQRSNQNTCINQRPLVKVGDKVQKNEVIADGPSTDIGELALGKNVVVAFMPWNGYNYEDSILISERVSRDDVFTSIHIEEFEVAARDTKLGPEEITRDIPNVGEEALRNLDEAGIVYIGADVEPGDILVGKITPKGESPMTPEEKLLRAIFGEKASDVRDTSLRVKPGDFGTVVEVRVFNRHGVEKDERALQIEREEIERLARDRDDELAILDRNIYARLREMLLGKVAVKGPKGVKANSQITEELLDDTLTRGQWWQLALEDEDDAKIVEALNEQYEIQKRALDARFEDKVEKVRRGDDLPPGVMKMVKVFVAVKRKLQPGDKMAGRHGNKGVISKVVPMEDMPFLADGTPVDFCLNPLGVPSRMNVGQILETHMGWAARGLGLNIDEALQEYKRSGDLTPVREAMKLAYGDDVYEEGIEGMDEDHLLEAAGNVTRGVPIATPVFDGAKEADVNDSLARAGFDTSGQSVLFDGRTGEQFARPVTVGIKYLLKLHHLVDDKIHARSTGPYSLVTQQPLGGKAQFGGQRFGEMEVWALEAYGAAYTLQEMLTVKSDDVAGRTKVYESIVKGEDNFEAGIPESFNVLVKEVRGLGLNMELLDAEEEE is encoded by the coding sequence ATGGCACAATCCTTCCTTGGCCAGAAACGTCTTCGTAAATATTATGGCAAAATCCGCGAAGTGCTGGAAATGCCGAACCTCATCGAGGTTCAGAAATCCTCCTACGACCTGTTCCTGAACTCCGGCGATGCCGAGACGCCCACCGACGGTGACGGCATTCAGGGTGTTTTCCAATCGGTTTTCCCGATCAAGGACTTCAACGAGACTTCGGTTCTCGAGTACGTGAAGTACGAGCTGGAAAAGCCGAAGTACGACGTCGAGGAGTGCCAGCAGCGCGACATGACCTACAGCGCGCCCCTGAAGGTGACGCTGCGCCTGATCGTATTCGATATCGACGAAGATACCGGTGCCAAGTCCGTCAAGGACATCAAGGAACAGGACGTGTTCATGGGCGATATGCCCCTGATGACCCCCAACGGTACGTTCATCGTGAACGGCACCGAGCGCGTGATCGTCAGCCAGATGCACCGGTCGCCCGGCGTATTCTTCGACCATGACAAGGGCAAGACACACACATCCGGCAAACTGCTGTTCGCCTGCCGCATCATCCCGTACCGCGGCAGCTGGCTCGATTTCGAATTCGACGCCAAGGACATCGTGTTCGCCCGCATCGACCGTCGCCGCAAACTGCCGGTGACAACGCTTCTTTACGCGCTGGGGCTCGACCAGGAAGCGATCATGGATGCCTATTACAACACCGTGACCTACAAGCTGGAGAAGAGCAAAGGCTGGGTCGCCCCGTTCTTCCCCGAGCGGGTGCGCGGCACCCGTCCGACCTACGACATCGTCGATGCGTCGTCGGGCGAGATCCTGTTCGAAGCAGGCAAGAAAGTGACCCCTCGCGCGGTCAAGAAACTGATCGACGAAGGCTCGGTCGAAAACATCCTGCTGCCCTACGACCACATTCAGGGCAAGTTCGTCGCCAAGGACATCATCAACGAAGAAACCGGCGCGATCTATGTCGAAGCCGGTGACGAGCTGACGCTGGAATACGACAAGGACGGCACGCTGATCGGCGGCACCGCGAAAGAGCTGATCGACGCGGGCATCACCGAGATTCCGGTGCTCGACATCGACAACATCAACGTCGGCCCGTACATGCGCAACACCATGGCGCAGGACAAGAACATGAACCGCGACACCGCGCTCATGGATATCTACCGCGTCATGCGCCCGGGCGAGCCGCCCACCGTCGAAGCCGCCTCGGCGCTGTTCGACACGCTGTTCTTCGACAGCGAACGCTATGACCTGAGCGCCGTTGGCCGTGTGAAGATGAACATGCGTCTGGCGCTGGACAAGGAAGACACGCAGCGCACGCTGGACCGCGACGATATCGTGGCCTGTATCAAGGCGCTGGTGGATCTGCGTGACGGTCGCGGCGACATCGACGACATCGACCACCTCGGCAACCGCCGCGTGCGCTCTGTCGGCGAGCTGATGGAAAACCAGTACCGCGTCGGCCTGCTGCGCATGGAGCGCGCGATCAAGGAACGTATGTCCTCGGTCGAGATCGACACGGTCATGCCACAGGACCTGATCAACGCGAAGCCTGCTGCCGCTGCCGTGCGTGAATTCTTCGGCTCCAGCCAGCTGTCGCAGTTCATGGACCAGACCAACCCGCTGTCCGAAGTCACCCACAAACGCCGCCTCTCGGCGCTTGGACCCGGTGGTCTGACACGCGAGCGCGCGGGCTTCGAGGTCCGCGACGTTCACCCGACCCACTATGGCCGGATGTGTCCGATTGAAACGCCGGAAGGCCCGAACATCGGTCTGATCAACTCGCTCGCCACCTTCGCGCGCGTGAACAAGTATGGCTTCATCGAAACACCTTACCGCGTTGTCAAAGACGCGACGGTGACAGACGAAGTTCATTACATGTCCGCGACAGAGGAAATGCGCCACACCGTGGCGCAGGCCAACGCGACCCTGGACGAGAACGGCAAGTTCACCAACGAGATGGTCAACACACGCCAATCCGGTGACTATACGCTGGCACCCGTCGAAAACGTGGACCTGATCGACGTAAGCCCGAAGCAGTTGGTTTCGGTTGCGGCCTCGCTGATCCCGTTCCTCGAAAACGACGACGCGAACCGCGCCCTGATGGGATCGAACATGCAACGTCAGGCCGTGCCGCTGTTGCAGGCCGAAGCGCCGCTGATCGGGACCGGCATCGAAGAAGTCGTGGCACGGGATTCCGGTGCGGCGATCATGGCGAAACGCGCCGGCATCATCGACCAGGTCGACGCCACGCGTATCGTGATCCGAGCCACCGAGGATCTGGAACTGGGTGACGCAGGCGTGGACATCTACCGCATGCGTAAATTCCAGCGTTCGAACCAGAACACCTGCATCAACCAGCGTCCGCTGGTGAAAGTGGGCGACAAGGTTCAGAAGAACGAAGTGATCGCGGACGGTCCAAGCACCGACATCGGTGAACTGGCGCTCGGCAAGAACGTCGTCGTCGCCTTCATGCCGTGGAACGGGTACAACTACGAAGACTCCATCCTGATCTCCGAGCGCGTCAGCCGTGACGACGTCTTCACCTCGATCCACATCGAGGAATTCGAAGTCGCCGCCCGTGACACCAAGCTTGGGCCAGAGGAAATCACCCGCGACATTCCCAACGTCGGTGAAGAAGCGCTGCGCAACCTCGACGAGGCGGGCATCGTGTACATCGGCGCGGACGTGGAGCCGGGCGATATTCTGGTCGGCAAGATCACACCGAAGGGCGAGAGCCCGATGACGCCGGAAGAGAAACTCCTGCGCGCCATCTTCGGTGAGAAGGCGTCGGACGTCCGTGACACCTCGCTGCGGGTGAAGCCCGGCGATTTCGGCACGGTCGTCGAAGTGCGTGTCTTCAACCGCCACGGCGTGGAAAAAGACGAACGTGCGCTGCAGATCGAGCGTGAGGAAATCGAACGCCTCGCCCGTGACCGCGACGACGAACTCGCGATTCTCGACCGCAACATCTACGCGCGTCTGCGCGAGATGCTGCTGGGCAAGGTGGCCGTGAAGGGCCCGAAAGGCGTGAAGGCGAACAGCCAGATCACCGAAGAACTGCTGGACGACACGCTGACACGCGGTCAGTGGTGGCAACTGGCGCTCGAGGACGAGGACGACGCGAAAATCGTCGAGGCCCTGAACGAACAGTACGAGATCCAGAAGCGCGCGCTCGATGCCCGCTTTGAGGACAAGGTCGAAAAGGTGCGCCGGGGCGACGATCTGCCGCCGGGCGTGATGAAGATGGTCAAGGTGTTCGTCGCGGTGAAGCGCAAGCTGCAGCCGGGCGACAAGATGGCCGGTCGTCACGGCAACAAGGGTGTGATTTCGAAGGTGGTGCCGATGGAGGACATGCCGTTCCTCGCCGATGGTACCCCTGTCGATTTCTGTCTGAACCCGCTGGGCGTGCCGTCGCGTATGAACGTCGGTCAGATCCTCGAGACGCACATGGGCTGGGCCGCACGCGGTCTGGGTCTGAACATCGACGAGGCGCTGCAGGAGTATAAGCGCTCCGGCGATCTGACCCCCGTGCGCGAGGCGATGAAACTGGCCTATGGCGACGATGTCTACGAAGAGGGCATCGAAGGCATGGACGAGGATCACCTGCTGGAAGCGGCGGGCAACGTGACCCGCGGCGTGCCGATCGCGACGCCTGTTTTCGACGGTGCGAAGGAAGCGGACGTGAACGACAGCCTTGCACGTGCGGGCTTTGACACCTCCGGTCAGTCGGTCCTGTTCGACGGTCGCACGGGCGAACAATTCGCACGCCCCGTCACCGTGGGCATCAAGTACCTGCTGAAGCTGCACCACCTTGTGGACGACAAGATCCACGCGCGTTCGACCGGGCCCTACAGCCTCGTCACCCAGCAGCCGCTGGGCGGTAAGGCGCAGTTCGGTGGCCAGCGCTTCGGTGAGATGGAGGTCTGGGCGCTGGAAGCCTACGGCGCCGCCTACACCCTGCAGGAAATGCTGACGGTGAAGTCGGACGACGTGGCAGGCCGGACCAAGGTCTACGAGAGCATCGTCAAGGGCGAAGACAACTTCGAGGCCGGTATCCCGGAATCGTTCAACGTTCTGGTCAAGGAGGTCCGCGGTCTGGGCCTCAACATGGAACTCCTGGATGCGGAGGAGGAAGAGTAG